In Carassius gibelio isolate Cgi1373 ecotype wild population from Czech Republic chromosome B19, carGib1.2-hapl.c, whole genome shotgun sequence, one DNA window encodes the following:
- the LOC127978630 gene encoding uncharacterized protein LOC127978630, with the protein MSQLTEREQEQNTDEGKSGSAKDLSDDKDMESPSNAGSRCEDQTEPCSGDLSKYMQDGKEDIVNIKEINEEQRKMISELEDKVNEVIKKQEKRISELEEKVNEIIEKKEKRIAELEKAECNLWLYCLPEQEGEDVRKRVMDILGDLVPEAAGNLTHHIGIVQRIGRRSQDRDRPVIIKFSDKSTKELLWNTAIRSKDFCSSNLWFGEDLTAKDKKKRNKLWPQVEAARKEGKTAYFVGAKAIINGKEISE; encoded by the coding sequence ATGAGTCAGCTGACAGAAAGGGAACAAGAGCAAAATACAGATGAAGGAAAATCTGGCTCTGCGAAAGATCTCTCTGATGACAAAGATATGGAGTCGCCATCTAATGCCGGCAGCAGATGTGAAGATCAAACTGAACCATGTTCTGGAGATCTCTCCAAATATATGCAAGATGGAAAGGAAGACATTGTGAATATTAAGGAAATAAACGAAGAACAACGGAAAATGATCTCAGAGCTGGAAGATAAAGTAAATGAAGTAATCAAAAAGCAAGAGAAAAGAATCTCAGAGCTGGAAGAAAAAGTAAATGAAATAAtcgaaaaaaaagagaaaagaatcgCAGAGTTGGAAAAAGCTGAATGTAATCTATGGCTTTACTGTCTACCAGAGCAAGAAGGAGAGGACGTCAGGAAGCGTGTGATGGATATCCTCGGAGATCTTGTACCGGAGGCTGCAGGTAACTTAACTCATCATATTGGCATCGTTCAACGCATCGGAAGGAGAAGCCAAGACAGAGATCGACCCGTCATCATCAAGTTTTCAGATAAATCAACCAAGGAGCTTCTGTGGAATACTGCTATTCGTTCTAAAGATTTTTGTTCCAGTAATTTATGGTTCGGAGAAGATCTAACAgcgaaagacaaaaaaaagcgGAACAAGCTTTGGCCTCAAGTTGAAGCTGCACGCAAAGAAGGGAAAACTGCATATTTTGTTGGTGCCAAAGCAATAATCAACGGCAAAGAAATCAGTGAATAG